ACATCAGCCCAGTTCTCCTATTTATAGTCTTTACAAAACATGAATAAAGAAGAGACGGAGGTCACAGCTACGAGTGTTCCTGAGAAATGGCACCTGCAGATGTTTGATGAGATCAGGACAAGTGAAGAAGGAGCTTTCTGGCCTGAGGTTTATGATCTGGTGGATTATAAGAAGCTCCGCCCACTAACCTCGAATCAGGAAGTTCAGGGCGGGGTGTTGAGCTGCTGCTGAATCTCGGCCTGACACATGAAGGGGTGAGAACTTTTAGTGTCTGTTTTTCACTCACACATGAACAGACATGTTGGGCATCAGCAGTGTGTTTAATATTAACACCTTAAAGTAACAGCATGATAATGGATTACAGCTGCTGGCTGGTGGGTGGAGACTGACAGGTGACCAGACTGagggttaaaacaaacaaacaaacaaacaaacaaacaatcaaacaaacaaacaaacaaaccaataaatgaaaaaaacccTTTCGTTTTCAGTATGTAATATATGTAAATATTCTTTAATAACTGATATACCCATCATATTTTGCCTTAATAACCTGTTTattatcttttatttatttatttatttatttatttattttttaactctTTAGATATATTTTTGCACTGAAATGGTAAAACAGATTATTATATTTCACATCCAAAAACCTagggggatgcaaacttttgaacTTGGCTCTATAAACAAGTCGGACATGTGACCTTTCACAGCTCTGGGCCTCATAAGAAGCTCATTCCCCTTCACTGTCCCTCAGCACACACAGAATGCACACACAGGTCTGGTGTGGGAAGTTAAAGCTGAGAGTGGTGTGGCTTATAAACTCCGTGACCATGCTGCTGTGTGTTTAGAGCAGATTAAAGTGAAATCTGGTGCTTTAGAAGAGAGGAGTTACAATTTCACACATTTATAGAAAGACTCTGAAGATGATTCTAATTCTGGATTGTATCTGAAAAACAACAGCGTGgcctgagagagaaaaaaataaccgCACATCCTGTGGAAGGTTTGAGAGGTGAGAACCTGCAGGCCGCTCTGACCGCCTGAGTCGCTTTTCTCAGAAACACCATCAGAGATGAAACACTCAGAGCTGCAGTGTGTCAACGAGCAAAGAGATAAACAGAgctacaaaaccacacacacactttacacacagaAATAAAGACCAGTTTGTTCATCTTTGTGATAAAACCTGTATTCATGCATGTATTTAACCTCCATCCAAATATTACATCATAATATATTTGTCTATAAAATGCGATCAAATTCACTGAGCACCGAATTCTTTTTATTTCGCTTCTCTGATCCTGATTCATTAAAACTCATTTACAGAAAACCTGCACCACATGGTCTATCTCCTGacagttcattttaatatttCAATTTTGAGTCTTCAGTATGAAAGAGTGGGTGAGATCCAGggtggagcgagagagagagagagagagagagagagagagagagaatttgatTGGTTCGAGTCACAGAGTGGTGAAGGAGGAGCCGCATTAAGACCTGAATAAAACTCCAGCCGTATCAACACAAAAGTCTCACATCTCTTCATGATCATAATTCAGAAAAAGAGGGATGAGATTTTCCTAAATCTTTGGTCGTTGGTCAAAGTCAGGAATCAGTCGAGGAAGAAGGAGCTTGTAGAGGTTTGTAAGGGTTTTTCAAGGGTTCTTTAGAATATTTAGAGCTTTTATCTTCATAAAAGTGCTGCTACTAGGAACCCTTACTGAGAGACAAATACTCAGCTGGACTTTTACACTCTATACACTttttggccaaaagtatgtggacaccctcCCCTCACATCCATGTGTAGTTTtctccaaactgttaccacaaagctggaagcacacaattgaacAGAATGTCTTTGTACGCTGCTGTAAgatttacaatttcccttcactggaactcagaggcccaaacctgttccagcctgACAATGCCCATGTGCACAAAGTAAGGCCGAAAAAAGGCTGAAGTTGGCGTAGAAGAACtctagtgtcctgcacagagcccactGAACACCTCTGGAGTGaatttaatgctgaatgagcaccAGGTCTTTTTGCTGAACATCAGTGCCCGACCTCACTCACTCTCCTGTGGCTGAATGCCCCGGGGTTCGGAATGGGATATGAAACACATACTGGTGTGATGGTCGGATGTCCGAATACTTTTGGACACACTGTGTGGAATACCTTAAGGATGTCAGGAGGAGGATCTCAATAATAAGCGCAGAAGCTTATGGGCCTCAGGTTGACCTCAAGATCATGAGGTTTAATTCCCCAGGAAGTCGAGTGAATTTTACCTGCAGCTGAATCTACAGGATGAAATGTACACAGTGCAGGATGTGTTAATTATTTACACAGGTAAAGATACAACTTCCCTTTATAATCACTATATTTAGTTTACTTTTAATTTAGCCAGACAAAGTGATTGACGAGAGGGAGAATGCAGAGAGACATTAAAGGAGAACACCTTTTTTTTCACTTGTCTCATATTCTCTGTCTTATTTTTATCTCCTTCACTCTTCTTATTGAATATCAGGACTCGGTGTCACAGGGCTGCAGTGGTTATCATTGTCTCCTCACagagagaaggttctgggtttgaacctcacggccttcctgtgtggagtttgtacgttCTCCTCGTACCTGAGAaggttccctctgggtgctctggtttcctcccacagtccaaagacgtgttgAGGTCAGCTGGCTTCTCTAAATGATccccaggtgtgaatgtgagtgtgattgggcGTCTGTCTTTCTGTGTGAACCCTGAGATACAGTAGATTAGTGACCTGTCCAAGGTGAAGCCCAtctctcacccagagtcagctgggatcagcTCCAGCTTCCCTCCCGACCCTGAGGGATGAACTCTGTAAATAACGGATGGAACGGAAATACTTTTATTGGAGTCTTTAAAAATGATAGAAATGTGATCTAAATTTAATCACGAGACTCAGTCATGACaatcattattttttaaattattaaactTGCCTTTATAAAGTTCAGTTAAATATGAGAGTATTAGTCACTGCATTATGGTGCAGGaaactaaaaaataaattaacaatAACACCCACAGAAAAAAACCCCGGAAAAAATAGCTTGAATATTGGTCACGGTtgcaaaagagagagaaaagttcAATCAAACAGGAATTGATTTGCTCAATATCCTGACatgaaaacagaaataaaaagaGGATTGTAGGCCTCATTTCCTCATCCTTGAAGAGGATGTTGAAAGAGTTGTGAAGCGTGTGTTCAAATACCTTGAGGAGGGGCCACAGTCTACTATCTACTGCTCTGCTTTCTAGTCTAGATttgtgtctcaaaaaaaaaaaataccctggaagtctgtgatgtcagagatgtgatgtgatgtcacACCATCAGCCTTTGCCCAAAGTGAGCAGTGCTCAGTTTGACCGTCGATCAGTGCAgcgagaggagacatgctgtacaCAGAGCTCACACTGAAGATGATCACACTGATGTGGATCACAGTGATGCTTTTTAATCAAACTGGTAAGTGTGGATGGTTCATTATGTTTCTGCTCATCAGTGTGCCGCTGTAATAAGGATTACTGACACAAAAACAGTCTGTGATCTTAATATTACAGGGTTGTGTCTGGATGAAGAGCTGTTTTAAGGGAAATCAGAATTTTTTAAATCTTAAATTGTTCCTATGAAAGATTTTTCTCCTTGAAATTTGATGATAAAACATAGAAACAATACACATTTCTgtgcaacacaaacacaaacacactttaCACATCTCCTCTCTGACCTCCAGTCGCTGGTTACACTGGAAATTCAGTTTATTCAGCACATTGCATTGAGCTTCATAATGTCAGTAAGATTTAATGCTCATGTTATCTCATGTTACTCACAATATTACACCAATCTCTGTGAATTACTGgaagaaaatacatttgttttattacttttttgtTCATTTTTCATTCTTTAACCATTTATATTAGATTCTGCACAGATAAATTATCTCAGTCAGCCGAACCCAGTGATCGCTGCTGGTGTTGGTGAGAACGTGACTCTGCACTGCTTTAAACTGCTGAAGGAAAACAGTGGAACCATCATCTGGTTAAAGCAAAAAGTCGGACAGGAGCCTCAGGTAATGGTGGCTGTTCAACATGAACCCAAATATAAAGATGAGTTCAAGCCACCAAAATTCAGCATCGAGAAAGAAAAAACGGGCTTCCATTTGAAAATTGTTAATGTGGAACCATCAGATGAAGCCTTGTATTACTGTGGACTTTTTTATTTCTGTGGACTTTCAACAAGTTTTGGGAAAGGAACCTTTTTATCAGTGAAAggtaagaattttattttgtacGAGGTGAGAATGTGTGTTGAGGTTTTCTCTATTTGTATGACTGAAGCGATCGCTCTATTGGCAGGAGATTGTGATTTGGAGTTTGCTCAGATTAAAATGAGCACATTTATATATTATATTCTATATGTGATTTCACTAAATTTGGAAATATCTTcagagctgggcggcacggtggtgtagtggttagcgctgtcgcctcacagcaagaaggtcctgggttcgagccccggggccggcgagggcctttctgtgtggagtttgcatgttctccccgtgtccgcgtgggtttcctccgggtgctccggtttcccccacagtccaaagacatgcaggttaggttaactggtgactctaaattgagcgtaggtgtgaatgtgagtgtgaatggttgtctgtgtctatgtgtcagccctgtgatgacctggcgacttgtccagggtgtaccccgcctttcgcctgtagtcagctgggataggctccagcttgcctgcgaccctgtagaaggataaagcggctagagataatgagatgagatgatgagatcttcagagctgctgttttaggaaattaatcaacacttctgGACTGCGTGTTGCATCTCATATAAGTCCAAAATGAACCAAACTCAGATCTCACCCCGTCTCTATCACACTGAACAGGTGATGGAGATGTAAGAGTGTCAGTGATCCAGAGCGGCGTGTTGGACTCGGTTCCTGCAGGAGCGTCAGTGACTCTGCAGTGCTCAGTTCGCTCTGAGAGCAGAGCAGCAGAACACCAAGTGCTCTGGTTCAGAGCTGCTTCACCACAATCCCATCCTCAAATCATTTACACTCATCACAACAGCAGCCGTCAGTGTGAGAGCGGCTCTTCTACACACACCTGTGTGTACGACTTCTCCAAGAACATCCTCAGCCTCAATGATACTGGAACTTACTACTGCGCTGTGGCCGTGTGTGGGAAGATCATTTTTGGGAACGGGACACGAGTACAGTTGGAGAACTCTCCAAAATTTGGTTGGTAGAAAATGTGTGAAAAATTCTGCAATTTTTCTATTTATTTAAGCCATTTATGAAATTGTTAATATGATCGGTGGTTCTTTTGGTCCTGAAGTGATCTACTTCGCAGTGGTGGTGGCAGTGTGTGTGGTTGTGATCTTTGCTCAAGCTTTTATAATCTGTAAAATGAGGAGCTGCAAACAAATCAGAGGTGAGCACATAAGTGTATTATAATATAATGTAGTCTgccataagaaacaatagaagagTCTAAGTCAAAGTGATTTGGATAAAAACTGTTGGAATTTTTGAATTACCTTAAACATTTTCATTGGAAATTTTctgttttatacaaccccgattccaaaaaagttggaacaaagtacaaattgtaaataaaaacggaatgcaatgatgtggaagtttcaaaattccatattttattcagaatagaacatagatgacatatcaaatgtttaaactgagaaaatgcatcatttaaagagaaaaattaggtgattttaaatttcatgacaacaacacatctcaaaaaagttgggacaaggccacgtttaccactgtgagacatccccttcagggccgctgacagctttggctgggcccgggacaaaatgctctgaaagtGAGGACAAAGGCCCTAAAGTTAGGACACCGTCGCGTTACCGGGGGGGGTGTAAGAaaaacttataaaaaaaaaggtatgaagtcaatatatatttattaacttggaacacctatcaaaaagagaaatgtgg
The Neoarius graeffei isolate fNeoGra1 chromosome 8, fNeoGra1.pri, whole genome shotgun sequence genome window above contains:
- the LOC132890363 gene encoding uncharacterized protein LOC132890363 produces the protein MLYTELTLKMITLMWITVMLFNQTDSAQINYLSQPNPVIAAGVGENVTLHCFKLLKENSGTIIWLKQKVGQEPQVMVAVQHEPKYKDEFKPPKFSIEKEKTGFHLKIVNVEPSDEALYYCGLFYFCGLSTSFGKGTFLSVKGDGDVRVSVIQSGVLDSVPAGASVTLQCSVRSESRAAEHQVLWFRAASPQSHPQIIYTHHNSSRQCESGSSTHTCVYDFSKNILSLNDTGTYYCAVAVCGKIIFGNGTRVQLENSPKFVIYFAVVVAVCVVVIFAQAFIICKMRSCKQIRVRSQQDCVAEETPNQGRDAVELNYAALHFKKNKTKRVTRKREKPDCIYSDVASGT